Proteins from a genomic interval of Candidatus Hydrogenedentota bacterium:
- the tadA gene encoding Flp pilus assembly complex ATPase component TadA — protein MADEQNQSLLADALIKSDAISREDLAAAQAREKRTGVPWYRTLLQMGTLSYETLDQTLRYEFHSQSKRTEDESLGRMLVNIKAITEEQLKEALKEQARTGKLLGKILLAKGVVTSHAIAIALSKQHSIEFTQLAESPSDRHALESVPESLALRHRMIPVSLDGDRLTVLIADPQQRNTLSDLAVILGKRVHAILTSCDDIKGEIKARYAGTRNVAGKAPAKQQAPPPVEPPSTGKKAPKESAASKAKQSKEAAKHEENKSVATVDESKDTKRRFDEIAKQAEGAPVIKLVSTIIEGAVNSGATDIHLDPQEPEMRVRYRIDGILHDVMSIAPDIEPAVISRIKIMSDLDITETRRPQDGHISIETKDREFDVRVATLPTFLGERVVLRMLDQSTVLSGIKDLGLDPDDEAVLIRTINQPYGMILVTGPTGSGKTTTLYAALNQKNALTESIVTLEDPVEYQMSGINQVQIDADIEMTFAATLRAALRQDIDVLLVGEIRDADTARIAIRAAMTGHLVFSTLHTNDAPEAISTLRNMQVPSYLISSALTCVVAQRLVRKICPDCREAFTPTKALLKSLRLPETTKKLYRGKGCDSCYHTGNKGRTGIFEIIEITDSIRKMIAEDVPTEQIVKAAKLKTMADRCRSKVKDGVVAPEEFLRVIRT, from the coding sequence ATGGCCGATGAGCAGAACCAGTCCTTACTTGCCGATGCACTCATCAAAAGCGACGCCATCTCCCGCGAAGACCTCGCGGCTGCGCAGGCGCGCGAAAAGCGAACCGGCGTACCCTGGTACCGCACGCTTCTGCAGATGGGCACGCTCTCCTACGAAACCCTCGATCAGACGCTGCGCTACGAGTTTCACTCGCAGTCGAAGCGCACTGAAGACGAGAGTCTCGGTCGCATGCTCGTCAACATAAAAGCGATCACCGAAGAACAACTTAAAGAAGCGCTCAAAGAACAGGCCCGCACGGGAAAACTCCTCGGCAAGATTCTGTTGGCCAAAGGAGTTGTTACGTCCCACGCGATCGCAATTGCCCTGAGCAAACAACACAGCATCGAATTCACCCAGCTAGCGGAATCTCCAAGCGACCGCCATGCGCTCGAATCGGTTCCAGAAAGCCTGGCGTTGCGTCATCGCATGATACCTGTCTCGCTGGACGGCGATCGCCTGACCGTACTCATCGCCGATCCGCAACAGCGGAATACGCTCAGCGATCTCGCGGTGATTCTCGGCAAACGCGTACATGCAATATTGACCTCGTGCGATGACATCAAAGGAGAGATCAAGGCCCGCTATGCGGGTACAAGAAACGTTGCGGGCAAGGCCCCTGCAAAACAACAGGCCCCGCCACCCGTCGAACCGCCAAGCACCGGCAAGAAGGCCCCGAAAGAAAGCGCCGCTTCCAAAGCAAAACAATCCAAAGAGGCGGCAAAACATGAGGAGAACAAGAGCGTGGCAACGGTCGACGAATCAAAAGACACAAAGCGACGCTTTGACGAGATCGCCAAGCAGGCAGAAGGCGCGCCCGTAATCAAATTGGTGTCTACCATCATCGAAGGCGCGGTCAACTCCGGGGCCACGGATATTCACCTTGACCCGCAAGAACCCGAAATGCGCGTGCGCTATCGAATCGACGGTATTCTTCACGACGTGATGAGTATCGCACCCGATATCGAGCCGGCCGTGATTTCCCGTATCAAGATCATGTCCGATCTCGATATCACCGAAACGCGCCGCCCGCAAGACGGTCACATCAGCATCGAAACCAAAGATCGCGAATTCGATGTGCGCGTTGCGACCTTGCCAACGTTCCTCGGAGAACGCGTCGTGCTGCGCATGCTGGATCAATCCACCGTGCTCTCGGGCATCAAAGATCTCGGACTCGATCCTGACGACGAAGCGGTGCTTATACGCACAATCAATCAGCCCTATGGAATGATTCTCGTCACAGGTCCTACCGGGAGCGGCAAGACCACAACGCTCTACGCGGCGCTGAATCAGAAGAACGCGCTGACTGAGAGTATCGTGACTCTGGAAGACCCGGTCGAGTACCAGATGTCCGGAATCAACCAGGTTCAGATCGACGCTGACATCGAAATGACCTTCGCGGCAACCCTGCGCGCAGCGCTGCGCCAGGATATCGACGTCTTGCTGGTTGGCGAAATCCGCGATGCGGACACCGCGCGCATCGCCATACGCGCCGCGATGACAGGTCACTTGGTATTCAGCACGCTTCACACCAACGACGCGCCTGAAGCCATCTCGACACTTCGCAACATGCAAGTTCCATCGTATTTGATCTCAAGCGCGCTGACGTGTGTCGTGGCACAACGCTTGGTTCGGAAGATTTGTCCCGACTGCCGCGAAGCGTTTACGCCAACGAAGGCCCTCCTGAAATCGCTTCGGTTGCCGGAGACAACAAAGAAGTTGTATCGCGGTAAGGGCTGCGATTCCTGCTACCACACGGGCAACAAAGGCCGTACAGGCATCTTTGAAATCATCGAGATCACCGATTCCATACGAAAGATGATTGCCGAAGACGTGCCCACGGAACAGATCGTCAAAGCCGCGAAATTGAAGACTATGGCTGATCGATGCCGTTCAAAGGTGAAGGACGGAGTCGTAGCGCCCGAGGAGTTCCTGCGCGTAATTCGCACGTAG